The proteins below come from a single Frankiales bacterium genomic window:
- a CDS encoding carboxymuconolactone decarboxylase family protein translates to MTEPYITDLAFLSIQDASPEAAELLERTRKNLGSVPTMYAAMANSPGLLATYLDGYRRFRSGSGFTPAEQEVVFLTISRVNSCEYCMAAHSHIGEHFSKTPSHVMAAIRDDEPIPDPKLRALAAFTRSLLDTAGRPSVAEVEAFRSAGYSEPQILEVVLAIAVKTLSNWTNHLFATPVDDTFAASAWVAPQDR, encoded by the coding sequence ATGACCGAGCCCTACATCACCGACCTTGCGTTCCTCTCGATCCAGGACGCCTCACCGGAGGCCGCCGAGCTGCTCGAGCGCACCCGCAAGAACCTGGGTTCCGTCCCCACGATGTACGCCGCGATGGCCAACTCCCCCGGGCTGCTGGCGACCTACCTCGACGGCTACCGGCGCTTCAGGTCCGGATCCGGCTTCACCCCGGCCGAGCAGGAGGTCGTGTTCCTCACCATCAGTCGGGTCAACTCGTGCGAGTACTGCATGGCCGCGCACAGCCACATCGGCGAGCACTTCTCCAAGACCCCGTCGCACGTGATGGCCGCCATCCGAGATGACGAGCCGATCCCGGACCCCAAGCTGAGAGCTCTGGCGGCCTTCACCCGCTCGTTGCTGGACACCGCCGGACGCCCCTCCGTCGCCGAGGTCGAAGCGTTCCGGTCCGCCGGCTACTCCGAACCCCAGATCCTCGAGGTGGTCCTCGCCATCGCAGTCAAGACGCTCAGCAACTGGACCAACCACTTGTTCGCCACCCCCGTCGACGACACGTTCGCCGCGAGCGCCTGGGTAGCCCCACAGGACCGCTGA
- a CDS encoding glycoside hydrolase family 15 protein encodes MSRPIEDYAMIGDTHTAALVSRDGSIDWLCLPRFDSGACFASLVGDDSHGHWTMRPTAAPTRTTRQYRNATLVLETEFTTATGRVRLIDFMPHRHAHPTLVRIVEGVEGSVQMSMELRLRLDYGWVVPCVRRVPGGIHAIAGPDALCLHTPIPLEGRDMQTFADFTVEAGQRVPFALAWHPSTDEPPGPVDAEAELASREQRWKAWSSRCTYTGPYEAAVRRSLITLKALTFDPTGAIVAAPTTSLPEHLGGERNWDYRYSWLRDATFTLLALLSNGYIDEARDWRAWLLRATAGDPAQLQIMYGIGGERRLPELVLDWMPGYEGSTPVRVGNGAAGQFQLDVYGEVLDALHAARLAGMVPDDEAWQLQVALLQFLEQHWQDPDDGLWEARGARRHHTYSKAMAWVAFDRAAHAVERWQLPGPAEHWRSVAALIHRDVCEHGYDADRNTFVQSYGSTALDASLLLLPLVGFLAADDPRMVGTVAAIENDLTVDGLVQRYRTDDETADGLPPGEGTFLLCSFWLVDNLSLQGQHDRARALFERLLGLANDVGLLSEEYDTATGRMLGNYPQAFSHVGLINSACRLAQSKGA; translated from the coding sequence ATGAGCCGCCCGATCGAGGACTACGCGATGATCGGGGACACCCACACCGCAGCCCTGGTCAGCCGCGACGGCTCCATCGACTGGCTCTGCCTGCCCAGGTTCGACTCGGGGGCCTGCTTCGCAAGCCTCGTCGGCGACGACTCGCACGGGCACTGGACGATGCGCCCGACGGCAGCACCCACTCGCACCACCCGGCAGTACCGCAACGCAACCCTCGTCCTCGAGACCGAGTTCACCACCGCCACCGGGCGCGTTCGCCTGATCGACTTCATGCCGCACCGACACGCCCATCCAACTCTGGTGCGCATCGTCGAAGGCGTCGAAGGCTCGGTCCAGATGAGCATGGAACTGCGCCTGCGACTCGACTACGGATGGGTGGTCCCCTGTGTGCGTCGCGTCCCCGGCGGCATCCACGCCATCGCCGGTCCAGACGCCTTGTGCCTGCACACCCCGATCCCCCTAGAGGGACGGGACATGCAGACATTCGCCGACTTCACCGTCGAGGCCGGGCAGCGCGTCCCGTTCGCCCTGGCCTGGCATCCCTCGACGGACGAGCCGCCCGGCCCGGTCGACGCCGAGGCGGAGCTGGCCTCGCGCGAACAACGGTGGAAGGCCTGGTCGTCCCGGTGCACCTACACCGGCCCCTACGAGGCCGCGGTCCGACGCTCGCTCATCACCCTCAAGGCACTCACGTTCGACCCCACGGGCGCGATCGTCGCCGCACCCACCACATCCCTGCCCGAGCACCTCGGCGGCGAGCGGAACTGGGACTACCGCTACAGCTGGCTGCGCGACGCCACGTTCACGCTCCTGGCTTTGCTGTCCAACGGATACATCGACGAGGCCCGGGACTGGCGCGCCTGGCTCCTGCGCGCGACCGCCGGTGACCCCGCCCAGCTTCAGATCATGTACGGCATCGGCGGGGAACGGCGGCTTCCCGAACTCGTGCTCGACTGGATGCCCGGTTACGAGGGATCGACCCCGGTCCGGGTGGGCAACGGGGCCGCCGGCCAGTTCCAGCTCGACGTGTACGGGGAAGTCCTGGACGCACTGCATGCCGCGCGACTCGCGGGAATGGTTCCCGATGACGAGGCCTGGCAGTTGCAGGTCGCCCTCCTGCAGTTCCTCGAGCAGCACTGGCAGGACCCCGACGATGGCCTGTGGGAAGCCCGCGGCGCGCGCCGCCACCACACCTACTCCAAGGCGATGGCCTGGGTTGCCTTCGACCGGGCCGCCCACGCCGTCGAGCGCTGGCAGCTGCCCGGCCCGGCCGAGCACTGGCGATCCGTCGCCGCCCTCATCCACCGCGACGTCTGCGAGCACGGCTACGACGCGGATCGCAACACCTTCGTCCAGTCCTACGGCTCGACAGCTCTGGACGCCAGCCTGCTCCTGCTCCCACTCGTCGGCTTCCTCGCTGCGGACGACCCGCGCATGGTCGGCACCGTGGCGGCGATCGAGAACGACCTCACGGTCGACGGCCTGGTGCAGCGCTACCGCACCGACGACGAGACCGCCGATGGCCTCCCGCCGGGTGAGGGGACATTCCTGCTCTGCTCGTTCTGGCTGGTGGACAACCTCTCGCTGCAGGGACAGCACGACCGCGCGCGCGCACTCTTCGAACGGCTGCTCGGCCTCGCGAACGACGTCGGCCTGCTCAGCGAGGAGTACGACACAGCGACGGGCCGGATGCTCGGCAACTACCCCCAGGCGTTCTCCCACGTCGGCCTCATCAACTCGGCATGCCGCTTAGCCCAGTCGAAGGGCGCGTGA
- a CDS encoding formate/nitrite transporter family protein, whose amino-acid sequence MSVDEDLVVPAASYIQPEVVLAVMAREGAHRLSDLNSVRVFALAMLGGAFITVGALFSVLLATGASGSGAFYLLEGLGFSTGFFFVILSHGVLFTEANVVLPTTLSLTGAKALLVARFWGLAWVGNFVGALITASAIGFAQRYSPAVHTQLNEIVATKMSFQAAGGADSWIRVVISGMLANWLVGMAAFFALMGRTIFGKYIPVLLAVTAFVTAGFQHSPANMGFFSLSHALGGGPDWVDAFVWNLIPAGIGNMLGGALLVALPLSWAFRTRRFSARPAPSASSGGAPVDPRTGTTA is encoded by the coding sequence ATGAGTGTGGACGAGGACCTCGTGGTCCCCGCAGCGAGCTACATCCAGCCCGAAGTCGTGCTCGCCGTCATGGCTCGAGAGGGGGCCCATCGGCTCTCGGACCTCAACTCGGTGCGGGTCTTCGCCCTCGCCATGCTCGGCGGGGCGTTCATCACGGTAGGCGCCCTGTTCTCCGTCCTGCTCGCCACCGGCGCCAGCGGTTCGGGCGCGTTCTACCTGCTCGAGGGACTCGGCTTCTCGACCGGCTTCTTCTTCGTCATCCTTTCTCACGGCGTCCTGTTCACTGAGGCCAACGTGGTGCTGCCCACCACGCTCTCCCTGACCGGTGCCAAGGCGCTGCTGGTCGCACGGTTCTGGGGTCTCGCCTGGGTCGGCAACTTTGTCGGCGCCCTCATCACCGCCTCGGCGATCGGATTCGCCCAGCGATACTCCCCCGCCGTGCACACTCAGCTCAACGAGATCGTCGCCACCAAAATGTCCTTTCAGGCCGCCGGCGGAGCGGACTCCTGGATCCGAGTCGTCATCTCCGGGATGCTGGCCAACTGGCTCGTCGGCATGGCCGCGTTCTTCGCTCTGATGGGTCGCACCATCTTCGGGAAGTACATCCCCGTGCTGCTGGCCGTGACGGCGTTTGTCACCGCGGGATTTCAGCACAGTCCCGCGAACATGGGCTTCTTCAGCCTTTCCCACGCGCTCGGCGGCGGCCCCGACTGGGTCGACGCATTCGTCTGGAACCTGATCCCGGCCGGCATCGGCAACATGCTCGGCGGCGCCCTACTCGTCGCGTTACCGCTGAGCTGGGCCTTCCGTACTCGCCGCTTCTCCGCTCGGCCAGCACCGTCGGCCTCGTCGGGCGGGGCCCCGGTCGACCCCAGAACCGGAACAACCGCATGA
- the egtD gene encoding L-histidine N(alpha)-methyltransferase encodes MGAVRRAPCGRRDRRPDSRGDRVTRTKEPHIEVLLSSDWATTSLVQDVRRGLGAQPRSLPPKWLYDDHGSELFDLITRLPEYYPTEREREVLSTHAHQIAETSGASTLIELGSGTSDKTRTLLDAFTETRQLKRFVPVDVSEATLRRAAAEISAAYPGVQVEGLVGDFTLHLGDLPPGGRRMVAFLGGTIGNLYVEERAAFLGALADSLAPGDSLLLGTDLVKSADRLIAAYNDPNGITADFVLNSLRVLNRELGADFDLDAFSYVPFWDAHMERMDLRLRAEAPQHVRIPGADLELDLAAGEEIRIEISTKFRLEGIGAELAAAGFDPTGQWTDRRGDYALTLAHRRHR; translated from the coding sequence ATGGGCGCTGTCCGGCGTGCGCCTTGCGGACGGCGGGACCGCCGACCTGACTCGAGAGGTGACCGCGTGACCCGGACGAAGGAACCGCACATCGAGGTACTCCTCAGCAGCGACTGGGCGACAACCAGCCTCGTCCAGGACGTTCGACGGGGGCTCGGAGCCCAACCGCGCAGCCTTCCGCCCAAGTGGCTCTACGACGACCACGGCTCCGAGCTGTTCGACCTCATCACCCGCCTCCCGGAGTACTACCCCACCGAGCGCGAGCGCGAGGTCCTCAGCACCCACGCCCACCAGATCGCGGAGACGAGCGGTGCGTCGACACTCATCGAGTTGGGCAGCGGGACATCGGACAAGACCAGGACCCTCCTTGACGCGTTCACCGAGACGCGCCAGCTGAAACGTTTTGTCCCGGTCGACGTGTCGGAGGCGACCTTGCGCCGCGCCGCTGCCGAGATCTCCGCGGCGTACCCCGGTGTTCAGGTCGAGGGTCTCGTCGGCGACTTCACCCTGCACCTCGGCGATCTCCCCCCGGGCGGCCGCCGGATGGTGGCTTTCCTCGGCGGCACGATCGGCAATCTCTACGTCGAGGAGCGCGCAGCGTTCCTCGGCGCGCTCGCCGACTCCCTCGCCCCCGGCGACTCGCTACTGCTCGGCACCGACCTGGTGAAGTCCGCCGACCGCCTCATCGCGGCGTACAACGACCCGAACGGCATCACAGCGGACTTCGTCCTCAACTCCCTGCGTGTTCTCAACCGTGAACTCGGCGCGGACTTCGACCTCGACGCCTTCAGCTACGTCCCGTTCTGGGACGCCCACATGGAGCGGATGGACTTGCGCCTGCGCGCCGAGGCACCCCAGCACGTCCGCATCCCCGGAGCCGACCTCGAGCTCGACCTCGCAGCAGGCGAGGAGATCCGCATCGAGATCTCCACCAAGTTCCGCCTCGAGGGCATCGGCGCGGAGCTCGCCGCCGCCGGCTTCGACCCGACAGGTCAGTGGACCGATCGTCGTGGCGACTATGCGCTCACCCTCGCCCACCGGCGGCACCGATGA
- the egtB gene encoding ergothioneine biosynthesis protein EgtB, with amino-acid sequence MRPLASTREGLVTRFDEVRAHTEALAAPLSPEDQTVQSMPDVSPTKWHRAHVTWFFETFVLADHEQGFAPFQDRYWFLFNSYYETLGPRYSRPDRGLISRPGAHEVATYRGNVDARMRDVISSLDTGTLEKLAPTLELGFHHEQQHQELLLMDIKHVLSRNPLQPVYAGRPAAIAAPDRLGWVDVEGGLVEIGHEGDGFSFDNEQPRHRVWLEPYRLADRLVTNGEWLEFMTDNGYRRHELWLSDGWAKVNAETWRAPFYWQQLDGVWVEHTLHGTFPVDPALPVSHVSFYEAEAYATWAGKRLPSEAEWEHAVAVDGAGTEGANLADGETFHPRAAEASTGRLRQAFGDCWEWTSSAYHPYPGFHPAPGAIGEYNGKFMSNQMVLRGGCALTPPGHARTPYRNFFPHAARWALSGVRLADGGTADLTREVTA; translated from the coding sequence ATGCGACCTTTGGCGTCGACACGCGAGGGCCTGGTCACCCGCTTCGACGAGGTCCGTGCGCATACCGAGGCGCTCGCCGCGCCGCTCTCGCCCGAGGACCAGACCGTCCAGTCGATGCCCGACGTCTCGCCGACGAAGTGGCACCGCGCGCACGTCACCTGGTTCTTCGAGACCTTCGTCCTAGCCGACCACGAGCAGGGGTTCGCGCCGTTCCAGGACCGCTACTGGTTCCTGTTCAACAGCTACTACGAGACCCTCGGCCCGCGGTACTCCCGCCCCGACCGCGGGCTCATCAGCCGGCCCGGCGCGCACGAGGTCGCCACCTACCGCGGCAACGTCGATGCCCGCATGCGCGACGTCATCTCCTCCCTCGACACCGGCACCCTCGAGAAGCTCGCGCCGACCCTCGAGCTCGGCTTCCACCATGAGCAGCAGCACCAGGAGCTGCTGCTCATGGACATCAAGCACGTGCTCTCGCGCAACCCCCTGCAGCCCGTCTACGCCGGCCGCCCGGCCGCCATCGCCGCGCCCGACCGCCTCGGCTGGGTCGACGTCGAGGGCGGGCTCGTCGAGATCGGGCACGAGGGCGACGGCTTCAGCTTCGACAACGAGCAGCCGCGCCACCGCGTCTGGCTCGAGCCCTACCGCCTGGCCGACCGCCTCGTGACGAACGGCGAGTGGCTGGAGTTCATGACCGACAACGGATATCGCCGCCACGAGCTCTGGCTGTCCGACGGCTGGGCGAAGGTCAACGCCGAGACATGGCGCGCACCGTTCTACTGGCAGCAGCTCGACGGCGTATGGGTCGAGCACACGCTGCACGGCACGTTCCCGGTGGACCCCGCGCTGCCGGTGAGCCACGTCAGCTTCTACGAGGCCGAGGCTTACGCGACCTGGGCCGGCAAGCGCCTGCCCAGCGAGGCGGAGTGGGAGCACGCCGTCGCGGTCGACGGCGCGGGCACCGAGGGCGCCAACCTCGCCGACGGCGAGACGTTCCACCCGCGTGCTGCGGAGGCGTCCACCGGGCGGCTGCGCCAGGCGTTCGGCGACTGCTGGGAGTGGACGTCGTCGGCCTACCACCCCTACCCCGGGTTCCACCCCGCGCCCGGGGCCATCGGCGAGTACAACGGGAAGTTCATGTCGAACCAGATGGTCCTGCGCGGCGGTTGCGCGCTCACGCCTCCCGGCCACGCGCGCACGCCGTACCGCAACTTCTTCCCGCACGCAGCCCGATGGGCGCTGTCCGGCGTGCGCCTTGCGGACGGCGGGACCGCCGACCTGACTCGAGAGGTGACCGCGTGA
- a CDS encoding helix-turn-helix domain-containing protein gives MTVDTHQASASPATAATTPCDLLDVDQAAERLGTPVRFVRRLIAERRIRFYKIGRYVRIDRHDLDRFVEDARIDPPESPPWAPAPR, from the coding sequence ATGACAGTGGACACCCACCAAGCCAGCGCAAGTCCCGCGACCGCGGCCACGACCCCGTGCGACCTCCTCGACGTCGATCAAGCAGCGGAGCGGTTGGGGACGCCCGTGCGCTTCGTCCGGCGTCTCATCGCGGAACGACGCATTCGCTTCTACAAGATCGGCCGCTACGTACGGATCGACCGACATGACCTCGACCGCTTCGTCGAGGACGCCCGGATCGATCCGCCCGAGAGTCCGCCCTGGGCACCGGCGCCCCGGTAG